One Pseudomonas sp. AN-1 genomic region harbors:
- a CDS encoding insecticidal delta-endotoxin Cry8Ea1 family protein: MNDRIYIEHTFTGEAIAELRPQELVLRAEISRAAGLTAGLEYEFDYNNAARVVVSVVLGEIPYAGQLLSALVDIFWPDEKQDVWGEIADRVEALIDKKISAEVMQDVRDALTGLHNVSDDYAYAAKNFPKDKAYVSEKFNVANGHFLHDLPRFQSSGYEVLLLPLFAQFANLHLALLRDGAAFGRDWGWSDELVADTRKKLTESIDSYSDYVTKTFEAGYESVKKTAPEDKRRMEPFNTVNRYLREMTITVKDFQAQWKYFDISRYPEPVKVYLDREVYSDAVGTCYDSPFYIPSRPTGRIRNVTVWGWDRIDAVKVDYPEGGGPDGVTSTGRMGNTGGGSDQRPHGGSFDLSSNPIVGVQVMSGDIVNAMSFQFADGADTGMMGGNYRGGQKSTFSYAAQILSSIRVMGVSRFYGSADCAVFGFKFDERATKSQDLYARLYRTSPRDITPEELIEQFSVEPEHAQTIREAAEREQWGEQRARYWARKQERLNRAD, from the coding sequence ATGAATGATCGTATCTATATAGAACATACTTTCACCGGCGAAGCCATTGCCGAACTCAGACCACAAGAGCTGGTTCTGCGCGCCGAAATTTCCAGGGCCGCGGGGCTGACCGCCGGACTGGAATACGAGTTTGACTACAACAACGCGGCTCGTGTCGTGGTGTCCGTGGTGCTTGGGGAGATCCCCTATGCCGGCCAACTGCTGAGCGCCCTGGTAGACATCTTCTGGCCCGACGAGAAGCAGGATGTGTGGGGCGAAATTGCCGACCGCGTGGAAGCCCTGATCGACAAGAAGATCTCCGCCGAGGTCATGCAGGATGTGCGAGACGCCCTCACCGGACTGCACAACGTCTCGGACGACTACGCCTATGCGGCCAAGAACTTCCCGAAGGACAAGGCCTACGTCTCCGAGAAGTTCAACGTCGCCAACGGACACTTCCTGCATGACCTGCCGCGCTTCCAGTCGAGTGGCTACGAGGTGCTGTTGCTGCCCCTGTTCGCCCAGTTCGCGAACCTCCACCTCGCCCTGCTGCGCGACGGCGCCGCATTCGGCCGTGACTGGGGTTGGAGCGACGAGCTCGTCGCCGATACCCGCAAGAAGCTCACCGAAAGCATCGACAGCTACAGCGACTATGTCACCAAGACATTCGAAGCCGGTTATGAAAGCGTGAAGAAGACGGCGCCGGAAGATAAGCGCCGCATGGAGCCGTTCAACACGGTGAATCGCTATCTGCGCGAAATGACCATCACGGTCAAGGACTTCCAGGCGCAGTGGAAATACTTCGACATCTCTCGTTATCCGGAGCCGGTCAAGGTCTATCTGGATCGCGAGGTGTATTCCGATGCCGTGGGCACTTGCTACGACTCCCCGTTCTATATCCCGAGCCGCCCGACAGGCCGGATCAGGAATGTAACGGTATGGGGTTGGGACCGAATCGATGCCGTCAAGGTCGATTATCCGGAAGGCGGTGGCCCGGATGGAGTGACCAGCACCGGGCGCATGGGCAATACCGGAGGCGGGAGCGACCAACGCCCACATGGTGGCAGCTTCGACCTCAGCAGCAATCCAATCGTCGGCGTCCAGGTGATGAGTGGGGATATCGTCAATGCCATGTCGTTCCAGTTCGCAGATGGCGCGGACACGGGCATGATGGGGGGCAACTACCGGGGCGGGCAGAAGTCCACCTTCAGCTACGCCGCACAGATCCTGTCCAGCATCAGGGTCATGGGCGTCAGCCGGTTCTATGGCAGCGCCGACTGCGCCGTTTTCGGGTTCAAGTTCGACGAGCGCGCTACCAAGTCCCAGGATCTCTACGCTCGCCTGTACAGAACCAGCCCCCGCGACATCACGCCGGAAGAGCTGATCGAACAGTTCAGCGTCGAACCCGAGCATGCACAGACCATTCGCGAGGCTGCCGAGCGAGAGCAGTGGGGCGAGCAGCGTGCACGCTACTGGGCGCGGAAGCAGGAACGGCTGAACAGAGCCGACTGA
- a CDS encoding helix-hairpin-helix domain-containing protein produces the protein MPFSPEERKALLGVKGVGPTVVARLEQMGFASLAQLSEANALDIVSQASAIVGSTCWKNSPQARAAIQAAIALAKSRHD, from the coding sequence ATGCCTTTTTCACCGGAAGAACGTAAGGCACTGCTGGGCGTGAAGGGCGTCGGCCCCACGGTCGTGGCCCGCCTTGAACAGATGGGATTCGCGTCCCTTGCTCAGTTGAGCGAGGCGAATGCGCTGGACATCGTTTCCCAGGCCTCGGCTATCGTCGGTTCCACCTGCTGGAAGAACAGCCCGCAAGCGCGTGCAGCCATCCAGGCAGCAATTGCATTGGCAAAGTCGCGCCATGACTGA
- a CDS encoding methyl-accepting chemotaxis protein: MLGSILIGVFLTRSLTRQLGGEPSEVAAMATRIAAGDLSVRIDTSKAASGSVVQAMGRMQESLTRVVGAVRASSDSIATGSAQIASGNIDLSSRTEQQAASLEETAASMEELTSTVRQNADNARQASTLACDASSTADLGRAVVLQVVDTMQGINESSQRISSIINVIDSIAFQTNILALNASVEAARAGEQGRGFAVVASEVRSLASRSADAAHEIRGLIGESTRRVEDGALLVERAGKTMADVVAAARRVTDIIDEISAASQEQSDGIAQVNSAVAQMDQVTQQNAALVQEASAASASLAEQAQKLQEAVAVFRLGEAATAFVPFQRAAVVPVANSQFEREKQPAAGGDWEAF, encoded by the coding sequence ATGCTAGGCAGCATCCTGATCGGCGTATTCCTGACCCGCAGCCTGACTCGCCAGCTCGGCGGCGAGCCGAGCGAGGTCGCCGCGATGGCGACCCGTATTGCCGCTGGTGACCTGAGCGTCCGCATCGATACCTCGAAGGCGGCCTCTGGCAGCGTGGTGCAGGCCATGGGGCGGATGCAGGAATCGCTGACCCGTGTGGTCGGTGCCGTGCGTGCGAGCAGCGACAGTATCGCTACCGGTTCGGCGCAGATCGCCAGCGGTAACATCGACCTGTCGTCGCGGACCGAGCAGCAGGCAGCCTCCCTGGAGGAGACCGCGGCGAGCATGGAGGAGCTGACCTCTACGGTGAGGCAGAACGCCGATAATGCCCGTCAGGCCAGCACCTTGGCCTGCGATGCGTCGAGCACTGCCGATCTGGGGCGCGCTGTCGTGCTCCAGGTGGTCGACACCATGCAGGGCATCAACGAGAGTTCGCAGCGCATTTCCAGCATCATCAACGTGATCGACTCGATTGCCTTCCAGACCAACATCCTGGCGCTGAACGCTTCCGTGGAAGCGGCGCGTGCCGGCGAGCAGGGCCGCGGTTTCGCAGTGGTGGCCAGCGAGGTGCGCAGTCTTGCCAGTCGCAGTGCCGATGCGGCGCACGAGATCAGGGGGCTGATCGGCGAGTCTACCCGCCGCGTGGAGGATGGGGCGCTGCTGGTCGAGCGAGCGGGCAAGACCATGGCCGACGTGGTCGCCGCCGCACGGCGAGTCACCGACATCATCGACGAGATATCCGCTGCTTCTCAGGAGCAGAGCGATGGGATCGCCCAGGTCAACTCGGCGGTAGCGCAGATGGACCAGGTGACCCAGCAGAACGCGGCTTTGGTGCAGGAAGCCTCTGCTGCTTCGGCGTCGCTGGCCGAGCAGGCGCAGAAGCTGCAGGAAGCGGTCGCCGTGTTTCGCCTGGGTGAGGCTGCCACTGCCTTCGTTCCGTTCCAGCGCGCAGCCGTTGTGCCGGTAGCCAACTCGCAATTTGAGCGGGAGAAACAGCCGGCGGCCGGGGGCGACTGGGAAGCCTTCTGA
- a CDS encoding helix-turn-helix domain-containing protein — protein MDKELEQFQADLLKSVRQMKAGQAARTTEVKLTPAAEARAKVGLSQNAFADLLGVSLRTVQDWEQGRRQPTGAAQTLLRVAAQHPEALRDLHA, from the coding sequence ATGGATAAAGAACTCGAGCAATTCCAGGCGGACCTGCTCAAATCCGTTCGCCAAATGAAGGCCGGCCAGGCCGCGCGCACCACCGAGGTCAAACTCACCCCGGCTGCCGAAGCGCGCGCCAAAGTCGGCCTGTCGCAGAACGCCTTCGCCGATCTGCTCGGCGTAAGCCTGCGCACGGTGCAGGACTGGGAGCAGGGCCGTCGGCAACCCACTGGCGCTGCGCAAACCCTCCTGCGCGTAGCCGCCCAGCACCCCGAGGCGCTGCGCGACCTCCACGCCTGA
- the pgsA gene encoding CDP-diacylglycerol--glycerol-3-phosphate 3-phosphatidyltransferase yields MNIPNILTILRVLLIPVFIALFYMPFSWSYWAASGVFALASLTDWLDGYLARRLGQSTPFGAFLDPVADKLMVAVALVLLVEEHANLWLTLPAAVIIGREIVVSALREWMAELGARARVAVSNLGKWKTAAQMASLIILLGNPPRLDFWVGLGYALLMIAGVLTLWSMVHYLRAAWPHLSNGANGK; encoded by the coding sequence ATGAATATCCCGAATATCTTGACCATCCTGCGCGTACTGCTCATCCCGGTATTCATCGCGCTGTTCTACATGCCCTTCAGCTGGAGCTACTGGGCGGCCAGCGGCGTGTTCGCCCTGGCCAGCCTGACCGACTGGCTGGATGGCTATCTGGCGCGCCGCCTGGGGCAGAGCACGCCGTTCGGAGCCTTCCTCGATCCGGTGGCGGACAAGCTGATGGTGGCGGTCGCGCTGGTGCTGCTGGTGGAGGAGCACGCCAACCTGTGGCTGACCCTGCCGGCGGCGGTCATCATCGGCCGCGAGATCGTGGTTTCCGCCCTGCGCGAATGGATGGCCGAGCTGGGAGCGCGTGCCCGGGTGGCCGTTTCCAATCTCGGCAAGTGGAAGACTGCCGCGCAGATGGCCTCGCTGATCATCCTGCTCGGCAACCCGCCGCGCCTGGATTTCTGGGTCGGCCTGGGTTATGCCCTGCTGATGATCGCTGGAGTGCTGACCCTGTGGTCCATGGTGCACTATCTGCGCGCCGCCTGGCCGCATCTCAGCAATGGTGCAAATGGAAAATAA
- a CDS encoding SOS response-associated peptidase has protein sequence MCGRFVQSLTAVEYLEALQIELPVVGGFDPEPVGRFNVAPRTRVLLMHQEEEGLRLEPVPWGYAPSWARGPRPPAFNARVEKVATGAFWREAWKAGRALVPADGWYEWQSDPADPKHKQPFYFRLRSGAPLFFPAVGHLPRHGRELQEGDGFATITMPSYGGMAEIHDRRPLVLGPDEARAWLDPAVSPQEAEEILHLGLPVEAFEWYAVGREVGNVKSEGAELIRPHN, from the coding sequence ATGTGCGGACGATTCGTGCAGTCCCTGACTGCAGTCGAGTATCTGGAGGCGCTGCAGATCGAGCTGCCGGTGGTAGGCGGCTTCGACCCGGAGCCGGTCGGCCGCTTCAACGTGGCGCCGCGCACGCGGGTGCTGCTGATGCATCAGGAGGAGGAAGGGTTGCGCCTGGAGCCGGTGCCGTGGGGCTACGCGCCGTCCTGGGCGAGGGGCCCTCGACCGCCGGCGTTCAACGCGCGGGTGGAGAAGGTGGCGACGGGGGCTTTCTGGCGGGAGGCGTGGAAGGCAGGACGCGCGCTGGTGCCGGCGGATGGCTGGTACGAGTGGCAGTCGGACCCGGCCGACCCGAAGCACAAGCAGCCGTTCTACTTCCGCCTGCGCAGCGGCGCGCCGCTGTTCTTCCCGGCCGTCGGCCACCTGCCCCGGCATGGCCGGGAGCTTCAGGAGGGCGACGGCTTCGCGACGATCACCATGCCGAGCTACGGCGGGATGGCCGAGATCCATGACCGGCGGCCGCTGGTGCTGGGGCCGGACGAGGCCCGGGCGTGGCTCGATCCGGCGGTGTCGCCGCAAGAGGCGGAGGAGATCCTGCATCTCGGGCTGCCGGTGGAGGCGTTCGAGTGGTATGCGGTGGGGCGTGAGGTGGGGAACGTGAAGAGCGAGGGGGCCGAGTTGATCAGGCCCCACAACTGA
- the uvrC gene encoding excinuclease ABC subunit UvrC: MAEVFDSAGFLAACSSHPGVYRMYDAEGRLLYVGKANNLRKRLSSYFRKSGLAPKTAALVARIAQIDTTITANETEALLLEQTLIKEWRPPYNILLRDDKSYPYVFLSSEDEYPRLGIHRGARKHKGRYFGPYPSSLAIRESLNLLQKTFLVRQCEDSYFRNRTRPCLQYQIKRCKGPCVGLVSPEEYAEDVRHSAMFLEGRSNQLADELSAAMEKAAGELDFERAAELRDQIALLRRVQDQQSMEGGSGDVDVVAAVVSPGGACVNLISVRGGRVLGSKNFFPQVAIEEEAAGVLAAFLAQYYLGAAERDLPGELIVNCVHEDFPALAAAIAAVRGRAPAISHRVRGTRARWQQLALTNAEQALAARLANRQHVAARLEALGEALGLDEPPQRLECFDISHSSGEATVASCVVFGPEGPLKSDYRRFNIEGVTAGDDYAAMHQALARRFRRLKDGEGKMPDILLVDGGKGQLNMAREVLQELAVVDLILLGVAKGETRKPGLETLYLNDAEHEFTLPGNSPALHLIQQIRDEAHRFAITGHRARRGKARRTSSLEEVPGVGPKRRRDLLKHFGGLQELSRASAEEIAKAPGISKKLAELIYAALHSE; the protein is encoded by the coding sequence ATGGCCGAGGTCTTCGACAGCGCTGGCTTCCTCGCTGCCTGCAGCAGCCATCCCGGCGTGTACCGCATGTACGACGCCGAAGGCCGCCTGCTCTATGTCGGCAAGGCCAACAACCTCAGGAAGCGTCTGTCCAGCTACTTCCGCAAGAGTGGCCTGGCGCCGAAGACCGCCGCGCTGGTGGCGCGCATCGCGCAGATCGACACCACCATCACCGCCAACGAGACCGAAGCGCTGCTCCTCGAGCAGACGCTGATCAAGGAGTGGCGGCCGCCCTACAACATCCTGCTGCGTGACGACAAGTCCTATCCCTACGTGTTCCTCTCCAGCGAGGACGAGTATCCGCGCCTGGGCATCCATCGCGGCGCGAGGAAGCACAAGGGGCGCTACTTCGGCCCCTATCCCAGCTCCCTGGCGATCCGCGAGAGTCTCAACCTGCTGCAGAAGACCTTCCTGGTGCGCCAGTGCGAGGACAGCTACTTCAGGAACCGCACCCGGCCCTGCCTGCAGTACCAGATCAAGCGCTGCAAGGGCCCCTGCGTCGGTCTGGTCAGCCCCGAGGAATATGCCGAGGACGTGCGCCATTCGGCGATGTTCCTCGAGGGGCGCAGCAACCAGCTCGCCGACGAGCTGAGCGCGGCGATGGAGAAGGCCGCCGGCGAGCTGGACTTCGAGCGCGCCGCCGAGCTGCGCGACCAGATCGCCCTGCTGCGCCGGGTGCAGGACCAGCAGAGCATGGAGGGCGGCAGCGGCGACGTCGACGTGGTCGCCGCGGTGGTCAGCCCCGGCGGCGCCTGCGTCAACCTGATCAGCGTACGCGGCGGGCGGGTGCTGGGCAGCAAGAACTTCTTCCCGCAGGTGGCCATCGAGGAGGAAGCGGCCGGCGTCCTGGCGGCCTTCCTCGCCCAGTACTACCTGGGCGCCGCCGAGCGCGACCTGCCCGGCGAGCTGATCGTCAACTGCGTGCACGAGGACTTTCCGGCGCTGGCGGCGGCCATCGCCGCGGTGCGTGGCCGTGCGCCGGCCATCAGCCACCGGGTGCGCGGCACCCGCGCGCGCTGGCAGCAGCTGGCGCTGACCAACGCCGAGCAGGCGCTGGCCGCGCGCCTGGCCAACCGCCAGCACGTCGCCGCGCGGCTGGAGGCCCTCGGCGAGGCGCTGGGCCTGGACGAGCCGCCGCAGCGCCTGGAGTGCTTCGACATCAGCCACTCCAGCGGCGAGGCGACCGTGGCCTCCTGCGTGGTGTTCGGCCCCGAGGGGCCGCTGAAGTCCGACTACCGGCGCTTCAACATCGAGGGCGTGACCGCCGGCGACGACTACGCCGCCATGCACCAGGCATTGGCCCGGCGCTTCCGCCGCCTGAAGGACGGCGAGGGCAAGATGCCCGACATCCTGCTGGTCGACGGCGGCAAGGGCCAGCTCAACATGGCTCGCGAGGTGCTGCAGGAGCTGGCGGTGGTCGACCTCATCCTGCTCGGCGTGGCCAAGGGCGAAACCCGCAAGCCGGGGCTGGAAACCCTCTACCTCAACGATGCCGAGCACGAATTCACCTTGCCGGGCAACTCGCCGGCGCTGCATCTGATCCAGCAGATCCGTGACGAGGCGCACCGCTTCGCCATCACCGGCCACCGCGCCCGGCGTGGCAAGGCGCGACGCACCTCGAGCCTCGAGGAGGTGCCAGGCGTCGGTCCCAAGCGCCGCCGCGATCTGCTCAAGCATTTCGGCGGCCTGCAGGAGCTGTCGCGGGCCAGCGCCGAGGAAATCGCCAAGGCCCCGGGGATCAGCAAAAAGCTCGCCGAGTTGATTTATGCGGCCCTGCACAGCGAGTAG
- a CDS encoding transcriptional regulator, with the protein MHTVIETEIFKRYAESIWEDGEREAFIVWLAANPLAGDVIPGSGGLRKVRWSRSGMGKRGGTRVIYYNTLPEGHIWLLIAYTKAKFDNLPTAFLKQLKEAISDG; encoded by the coding sequence ATGCACACTGTCATCGAAACCGAAATCTTCAAGCGATACGCCGAGTCGATCTGGGAAGACGGTGAGCGGGAAGCCTTCATCGTCTGGCTGGCGGCCAACCCGCTGGCCGGTGATGTGATCCCCGGTAGCGGAGGGCTGCGCAAAGTGCGCTGGTCCCGCTCCGGCATGGGCAAGCGCGGTGGCACCCGTGTCATCTACTACAACACCCTTCCGGAAGGGCACATCTGGTTGCTGATCGCCTACACCAAGGCCAAGTTCGACAACCTGCCCACTGCCTTCCTGAAGCAACTGAAAGAGGCCATCAGCGATGGATAA
- a CDS encoding IS30 family transposase: MSYHELSIEERSNIQVGLLRGMSQRAIARMLNRSPSTICREIRRNRSAQGEYATQHAQRAMRERRMSCRPRQKLVPGNELFELVVHLLRKRFSPEQIAGKLRAMELPNFEDAYVCRETIYNAIYALPVGELRKELIICLRQGKTTRRPRSGGVDRRGQIPDMVSIHVRPPEIEDRVMPGHWEGDLIKGKANASAVGTLVERTSGYLMLVKMSDATATSAVEGFSAALNRMPLAARKSMTYDQGREMARHAEITQKTGVAIYFCDPHSPWQRGSNENINGLIRQYLPKGTDLSEYSQEQLDAIAYELNIRPRKRFGFKCPIEVITELMAKHHEAPASLQ, from the coding sequence ATGTCTTACCACGAACTCAGCATTGAAGAGCGCTCCAACATCCAGGTCGGTCTGCTGCGCGGCATGAGCCAGCGGGCCATTGCCCGAATGCTCAACCGCAGCCCCTCGACGATCTGTCGCGAGATCCGCCGTAACCGCAGCGCCCAGGGCGAGTACGCCACCCAGCATGCCCAGCGAGCGATGCGTGAACGCCGCATGTCCTGCCGGCCTCGGCAAAAGCTGGTGCCCGGCAACGAGCTGTTCGAGCTGGTCGTCCACCTGCTGCGAAAACGCTTTTCTCCCGAGCAGATTGCCGGCAAGCTCCGCGCCATGGAACTCCCGAACTTCGAAGACGCCTACGTCTGCCGCGAAACGATCTACAACGCGATCTACGCCTTGCCGGTCGGCGAGCTGCGCAAGGAGCTGATCATCTGCCTGCGGCAAGGCAAAACCACCCGCCGTCCGCGCTCTGGCGGGGTAGATCGACGTGGTCAGATCCCCGACATGGTCAGCATCCACGTGCGCCCACCGGAGATCGAGGATCGCGTGATGCCCGGCCACTGGGAAGGCGATCTGATCAAGGGTAAGGCCAACGCCTCGGCGGTAGGCACCTTGGTGGAGCGCACCAGCGGCTACCTGATGCTGGTAAAGATGAGCGATGCGACGGCGACCTCGGCTGTGGAGGGGTTCAGCGCGGCGCTGAATCGCATGCCGCTGGCGGCGCGCAAGAGCATGACCTACGACCAGGGACGGGAGATGGCACGCCATGCGGAGATCACCCAGAAGACCGGCGTGGCGATCTACTTCTGCGACCCGCACAGTCCCTGGCAGCGTGGTAGCAACGAGAACATCAACGGATTGATCCGGCAGTACCTGCCCAAGGGGACGGATCTGTCGGAATACAGCCAGGAGCAACTGGATGCGATTGCCTACGAACTGAACATCCGACCGCGCAAGCGCTTCGGCTTCAAGTGCCCCATCGAGGTCATAACCGAGCTGATGGCCAAGCATCATGAGGCACCTGCTTCACTCCAATAA
- a CDS encoding phage antirepressor N-terminal domain-containing protein, producing MSKTSLQLGTVDFHGRALTVITGPEGEHLVAMKPICEAIGLQWEAQLKRIKRHPVLSQGMSIMTTPSAGGDQETTCLPLDYLNGWLFGVDASRVRPEIRERLVQYQRECFAALAAYWQQGEAVNPRAALGDAAAEPVVPIRLTYNDRPFRIVPEGEALWFVAADVAHALGVRDAYRHLRPEHKATRMVGRQVLNVIDRRGPDLALLHGRPERAEPLRLWLEAALEQFGPAARPAPRALLGGLSGEQQGALKALVAARIEELPEAGRGKAATVCWSALKSKFGCSYKEIAPEQFTEAVSLVARIVLEGELLEPEAPKVVGRLAIDLPIEDWKARNPHQFRHDNPNSAELTVTTGDVLMSEYSPTEALLGQLTEAGYRVDGPLYELRSLRSLAKRLDMTMRFMAGHMRQAMDNFEHDHRRIERFAGAKKPAQR from the coding sequence ATGTCGAAGACCAGCCTCCAGCTCGGAACAGTCGATTTTCACGGACGCGCCCTCACCGTCATCACCGGCCCAGAAGGCGAGCACCTCGTTGCCATGAAGCCCATCTGCGAAGCCATCGGCCTGCAGTGGGAAGCTCAGCTCAAGCGCATCAAGCGCCACCCCGTCCTCTCGCAAGGTATGTCCATCATGACCACCCCTTCCGCCGGCGGCGATCAGGAAACCACCTGCCTCCCCCTCGACTACCTCAACGGCTGGCTGTTCGGCGTGGATGCCTCCCGCGTGCGCCCGGAAATCCGCGAGCGGCTGGTGCAGTACCAGCGCGAATGCTTTGCGGCGCTGGCCGCCTACTGGCAGCAGGGCGAGGCGGTGAATCCGCGCGCGGCGCTGGGCGATGCCGCGGCCGAGCCGGTGGTGCCGATCCGCCTGACCTACAACGACCGCCCGTTCCGCATCGTGCCCGAGGGTGAGGCGCTGTGGTTCGTGGCGGCCGACGTGGCCCACGCGCTGGGTGTGCGCGACGCCTACCGCCACCTGCGGCCGGAGCACAAGGCGACCCGCATGGTCGGCCGGCAGGTGCTGAATGTGATCGACCGGCGCGGGCCGGATCTGGCCCTGCTGCACGGCCGGCCGGAGCGCGCCGAGCCGCTGCGTCTGTGGCTGGAAGCGGCGCTGGAGCAGTTCGGCCCCGCCGCCCGCCCCGCGCCCAGGGCGCTGCTGGGCGGGCTGTCCGGCGAGCAGCAGGGGGCGCTCAAGGCGCTGGTGGCGGCGCGCATCGAGGAGCTGCCCGAGGCCGGCCGCGGCAAGGCGGCGACGGTGTGCTGGTCGGCGCTCAAGTCGAAGTTCGGCTGCAGCTACAAGGAGATCGCCCCGGAGCAGTTCACCGAGGCGGTGAGCCTGGTGGCGCGCATCGTGCTGGAGGGCGAGCTGCTGGAGCCGGAGGCACCGAAGGTGGTGGGCCGGCTGGCGATCGACCTCCCGATCGAGGACTGGAAGGCGCGCAACCCGCACCAGTTCCGCCACGACAACCCCAACAGCGCCGAGCTGACGGTGACCACGGGCGACGTGCTGATGAGCGAGTACTCGCCCACCGAGGCGCTGCTGGGGCAGCTCACCGAGGCCGGCTACCGGGTGGACGGCCCGCTGTACGAGCTGCGCTCCCTGCGCTCGCTGGCCAAGCGCCTGGACATGACCATGCGCTTCATGGCCGGCCATATGCGGCAGGCGATGGACAACTTCGAGCACGACCATCGGCGCATCGAGCGGTTCGCCGGGGCGAAGAAGCCAGCCCAGCGCTGA
- the uvrY gene encoding UvrY/SirA/GacA family response regulator transcription factor encodes MINVLVVDDHDLVRTGIRRMLADVTGITVVGEADCGEEALLRVRELRPDVVLMDVKMPGIGGMEATRKIIRSHPSVKVIAVTACDEEPFPSRLLQAGVAGYLTKGAALEEMIKAIRQVFAGHRYISADIAQQLALKPFQAQREISPFEMLSEREMQIALMIAECQKVQTISDKLCLSPKTVNTYRYRIFEKLEITSDVELAILAVRHGMVDVTT; translated from the coding sequence GTGATCAACGTGCTCGTTGTGGATGACCATGATCTGGTGCGCACCGGCATTCGCCGTATGCTCGCCGACGTGACCGGGATAACCGTGGTCGGCGAAGCCGACTGCGGCGAGGAGGCCCTGCTGCGCGTGCGCGAGTTGCGCCCCGATGTGGTACTGATGGATGTGAAGATGCCCGGTATCGGCGGCATGGAGGCGACGCGCAAGATCATTCGCAGCCATCCGTCGGTCAAGGTGATCGCCGTCACCGCCTGTGACGAGGAACCGTTTCCCTCGCGCCTGCTGCAGGCCGGTGTGGCCGGCTACCTGACCAAGGGGGCAGCCCTGGAGGAGATGATCAAGGCGATCCGCCAGGTATTCGCCGGGCATCGCTACATCAGTGCCGACATCGCCCAGCAGCTGGCGCTCAAGCCCTTCCAGGCCCAGCGAGAGATTTCGCCGTTCGAGATGCTGTCCGAGCGCGAGATGCAGATCGCGCTGATGATCGCCGAGTGCCAGAAGGTACAGACCATCTCCGACAAGCTGTGCCTGTCGCCGAAGACGGTGAACACCTACCGCTACCGCATCTTCGAGAAGCTCGAGATCACCAGCGACGTCGAACTGGCCATCCTGGCGGTACGCCACGGCATGGTCGACGTCACCACCTGA